CAGCGCGCTCTGGCCTGGCAGGTTGTTTGGGCGATATCGGCACCCACGCCTTCCAGCTTGCACAGTTTATTACCCAGCAAAAAGTGAAAACCGTCAGCGCGGATTTGACCAGTTTTGTTGATGGTCGTCCGGTCGATGACAACGTACATGCGCTACTGCGTTTTGATGGCGGTGCCAAAGGTATGTTGTGGTCCAGCCAGGTTGCTCCCGGCTGTGAAAATGGCCTGCGTATTCGTGTTTACGGCGAGAAGGCTGGCATCGAATGGGCACAGGAAAACCCCAATGAACTGTGGTTTTGCGAATTAAACAAGCCACGCCAACGTATTACCCGTCGTGGTGATATTGGCAGCGACATAGCCGCACGCGGCATGCGCACACCGGGCGGTCACCCGGAGGGTTATCTGGAAGGCTTTGCCAACCTCTACAAAGATATCGCCGATATTTTGATTGCGCGCCAGCAGGGTGAGACACACTTCTTGCAAAACTGGGTGCCTGATATCGACACGGGCGTGGAGGGCATGCGCTTTATTCAGGCTGTGCTAACCTCATCGCAACAGGATGGTGTTTGGACACCATTGGTTTAACAACAACTATCAACAATAACAACAGGTATAAATTTTATGACCACTTCTTCGACAATGAACCCCCAGCGGTTATTTACCGCTTGTTGTATTGCCCTGATCGTTACGGCAATGACCTTCGCGATTCGCGCGGGTATTTTGACTGAGCTCAGCGTCAAATTTAATTTCAATAACACCGAGCTGGGTTGGATTAATGGCATGGCGTTTTTGGGTTTTCCCATTGCCATGATGTTCGGCGGGTTGATTTATAACTACGTGGGCGCACGCACCCTTATGTATCTGGCGTTTGCCTGCCATCTGCTGGGGCTGATTCTGACCATTACCGCCGGCGGATTTTGGACGCTGTTGCTGTCGAGCTTTTTTATCGGTTTTGCCAACGGTTCTGTTGAAGCAGCCTGTAATCCACTGATCGCCGATATTTATCACACCCGCAAAACTGCCATGCTCAATAAATTCCATGTGTGGTTCCCGGGTGGGATTGTGATCGGCTCCTTGGTATCGGCGCTGATGACCAAATTGGGTTTGGGCTGGCAGATGCAAATCGCGATTATGATCATTCCGACCTTGATCTACGGATTCATGATTTTTGGTCAACCCTTCCCCAGCATGGCGAACTCTGAAACCTCAACTGCGACTAACATCAAAGCACTTTTCTCGCCTTTGTTCATCTTCATGATTGTGTGCATGACCATGACGGCTATCTCTGAGTTTGGCGCTCAGCAGTGGGTAGGGCGTATTTTTGAATCTTCCGATGTACACCCCATGATGATCTTGGCTCTGACCGCAGGTTTGATGGCATTGGGGCGCTTCTTTGCCGGCCCTCTCGTTCATGCGTTTAATCCGGCGGGGGTACTGGTGATGTCGGCGATAGTGACCACCATTGGTTTGATTTTATTGAGTCAGGCATCGGGCGCGATGATTTATGTATCGGCAGCGGTATTCGCCTTGGGTGTGACCTACTTCTGGCCAACTATGATCGGCTTTACCAGTGAATATATGGCAAAAACCGGTGCTTTGGGTATGTCGCTGATGGGGGGAGCAGGTATGTTCTCGGTGAGCATGTGGAACCCGGTGATTGGTGGCTGGTTAGATGATGCAAAGAAAGAGGCGATTGCAAGCGGTGTTACCGGCGATGCGGTTGAGCTGGTTGCCGGTCAGGCAACCTTGCAAAGCTTGGCAATGATCCCTGGTGTATTGATCATTGCGTTCGGTGTGTTGTTCGTATTGCGCAAACGTTTTGCTCACAGCGAGTAAGGTTTTTGCTGGACTCAGAAAAGCGCCTGCGGGCGCTTTTTTATTGGGCTTAAGATACTGAATATTCAGGAAATCTCATCGATTGTAAGAAGTTGCTGCATTTGGCGACAATTATGGGAACTGTGTCACATAAGTGAGTAGCGCTGTTGGTTTTTAAAAAGTACAAGCGCTATAAAAGACTGGCATGACCATGAAATGAGTGAGTGGTTTAGTGAGGCTCAAAAGGATTTGAGTTTCCATGCATCCCTCTCCACAGTGTATTTCCTTCCTTGTCTGTATTACTTCCCTGTTTGTCTATCATTTCCCTGCTATCTGCAAAGGCCGTTTAGTCACTGGCAATGGCTGGATACAAGTGGTTGGCGTGGTATTGCAGGTGTTCGTCGATAAAGCTGGCGATGAAAAAGTAGCCGTGATCATAACCGGTGCGGGTGCGATAAATCAGCGGTTGTCCCGCCTGGGCGCAGGCCGCGCGTAGGGCATCAGCACCCAATTGCGGAGCCAGGAACTCATCGGCGTCGCCCTGATCGATGAACAGCTCTTGGGTTGAGGCACTGTTCGCAATGAGCGCACAGCTATCATACTGCTGCCATGTGCTGCGATCATCGCCCAAATAACCGGTAAATGCTTTCTGACCCCAAGGGCATTGGCTGGGGTTGGCGATGGGTGCAAATGCTGATACCGAGGCAAAGCGACCAGGTTGGCGCAGTGCCAGTACCAGTGCGCCATGGCCGCCCATGGAGTGACCACTGATGGATTCGCGACCATTTACCGGGAAATGGGTTTTGATCAGTTCTGGCAGCTCACTGGTCAGGTAGTCGTACATGCGGTAATGCTCGGCCCAAGGCGCTTGGGTGGCATTCACATAGAAACCCGCACCGGAGCCAAAGTCGTAACTGTCATGCTCACCGGGGAGATTGAGGCCGCGCGGGCTGGTGTCGGGGCACACAATGGCAATACCCAGTGCTGCCGCCATGCGTTGGGCGCCAGCTTTCTGCATAAAGTTCTCATCGGTACAGGTGAGCCCTGATAGCCACCAGAGCACGGGCACGGTGCGGGTTTCAGCTTGGGGCGGCAAATAAATTGCAAACACCATGTCGCACTTGAGGCTGGTGGAGTGGTGTTTGTAGCGTTTAATCCAACCACCAAAACTTTTGGTGGTGGATAGGCTGGTCAAAATACTGGTCATTCGAGTTATCCCTGATGCGGTACAAGTGGCCGATGAGTCGGCCGGTCTCTCTGTTGTCATCACCTGCTGGATCATCCGTCCGATCAATAGTGCAATACGGTGCGGATGCTCTTGCCTTCGTGTAGTAAGTCAAAGGCATGGTTGATTTGATCAAATGGCATGTCGTGGGTGATAAATTCGTCGATCTTGATCTCGCCCTTCATGTAGCGCTCGACATAACCGGGCAATTGGCTGCGGCCTTTTACGCCGCCAAACGCCGAGCCTTTCCACACACGGCCTGTCACTAACTGGAAGGGGCGGGTAGCAATTTCCTGACCGGCACCGGCCACGCCGATGATGATCGACTCGCCCCAGCCCTTGTGGCAGCACTCCAGCGCCGAGCGCATCACGTTTACATTGCCGATACATTCAAACGAGTAATCCACACCGCCGTCGGTCATATCCACAATCACTTGCTGGATGGGCGCGCTGTGGTCTTTGGGGTTGACGAAGTCGGTGGCGCCAAACTGGCGAGCGAGTTCAAATTTGTCGGGGTTAACGTCGATAGCAATAATGCGCGCGGCGTTCATCATTTGCGCACCTTGAATCACCGCCAAGCCGATAGCGCCCAGGCCGAATACCGCTACGGTTGAGCCGGGGGTGACCTTGGCCGTGTTGATAACCGCACCGATACCGGTAGTGACGCCGCAGCCGAGCAGGCAGATTTTGTCGAGCGGTGCTTCTTTGGATACTTTGGCCAGTGATACTTCCGGCAGTACGGTGTACTCCGAGAAGGTCGAGGTCCCCATGTAGTGGAACAGTGGCTTGCCTTCAAAGGAGAAGCGTGTGGTGCCGTCGGGCATCAGGCCCTTGCCTTGGGTGGCGCGCACGGAGCCGCACAGGTTGGTTTTGCCGGACAGGCAGAATTTGCACTTGCCGCATTCGGCGGTGTAGAGCGGAATCACATGGTCGCCTACCTTCAGGCTGGTAACCCCTTCGCCCACAGCCTCCACAATACCGGCACCTTCATGCCCGAGTACGGCCGGGAATACGCCTTCCGGGTCGCTGCCGGAGAGGGTGTAGGCATCGGTGTGGCAGACACTGGTGGCGACTATGCGCACCAGCACCTCGCCGGTTCTTGGGCCTTCAACATCGATTTCGACCAATTCCAATGGTTTGCCTGCGGCAAAGGCAACAGCGGCGCGTGATTTCATGGATAACTCCTGAGGGTTCCGGGTGCGAATTTCTGAGCGCAAAGTGTAGACTAGTGACCCTGTGGCAATAAGCCAGCTAAAAGTCACTTAATTATTGCTGTGGAGCAACAATGCAACATTGGGAGCGGGTAGAGGCATTTATCGCTGTGGTTCGATTCGGTAGCTTTGCCGCTGCTGCCCGTGAGTTGCAGGTATCCAATTCCCATGTGAGCCGGTTGGTGAGCCAGTTGGAGCAACAATTGGGGACGCAATTGCTCTATCGCACCACGCGCCAAATCCGCCTGACCGATGCCGGGCAGCTCTACTATGAAAGCTGTCGCCATTTGTTTGATGGGCTGCGCGAGGCGGAATCGCTGCTGCAGCATCATCAAGGCCAGCCTACCGGGCTATTGAAAATTAC
The nucleotide sequence above comes from Cellvibrio sp. PSBB023. Encoded proteins:
- a CDS encoding sugar MFS transporter, which produces MTTSSTMNPQRLFTACCIALIVTAMTFAIRAGILTELSVKFNFNNTELGWINGMAFLGFPIAMMFGGLIYNYVGARTLMYLAFACHLLGLILTITAGGFWTLLLSSFFIGFANGSVEAACNPLIADIYHTRKTAMLNKFHVWFPGGIVIGSLVSALMTKLGLGWQMQIAIMIIPTLIYGFMIFGQPFPSMANSETSTATNIKALFSPLFIFMIVCMTMTAISEFGAQQWVGRIFESSDVHPMMILALTAGLMALGRFFAGPLVHAFNPAGVLVMSAIVTTIGLILLSQASGAMIYVSAAVFALGVTYFWPTMIGFTSEYMAKTGALGMSLMGGAGMFSVSMWNPVIGGWLDDAKKEAIASGVTGDAVELVAGQATLQSLAMIPGVLIIAFGVLFVLRKRFAHSE
- a CDS encoding Gfo/Idh/MocA family protein, with the protein product MTTPRIRYAMVGGGRGAFIGAVHRIAARMDDRFELVAGALSSNPENAQASAADLHIAADRAYTSYEEMLRVEKARADGIQAVVIVTPNHMHFPVAKACLEAGVDVICDKPVTRTLEEALELERIVKNSGCFFALTHNYSAYPLVRYARELVEQGKLGKLRVVQVEYPQEWLTEAAADDNKQASWRTDPARSGLAGCLGDIGTHAFQLAQFITQQKVKTVSADLTSFVDGRPVDDNVHALLRFDGGAKGMLWSSQVAPGCENGLRIRVYGEKAGIEWAQENPNELWFCELNKPRQRITRRGDIGSDIAARGMRTPGGHPEGYLEGFANLYKDIADILIARQQGETHFLQNWVPDIDTGVEGMRFIQAVLTSSQQDGVWTPLV
- a CDS encoding S-(hydroxymethyl)glutathione dehydrogenase/class III alcohol dehydrogenase, with protein sequence MKSRAAVAFAAGKPLELVEIDVEGPRTGEVLVRIVATSVCHTDAYTLSGSDPEGVFPAVLGHEGAGIVEAVGEGVTSLKVGDHVIPLYTAECGKCKFCLSGKTNLCGSVRATQGKGLMPDGTTRFSFEGKPLFHYMGTSTFSEYTVLPEVSLAKVSKEAPLDKICLLGCGVTTGIGAVINTAKVTPGSTVAVFGLGAIGLAVIQGAQMMNAARIIAIDVNPDKFELARQFGATDFVNPKDHSAPIQQVIVDMTDGGVDYSFECIGNVNVMRSALECCHKGWGESIIIGVAGAGQEIATRPFQLVTGRVWKGSAFGGVKGRSQLPGYVERYMKGEIKIDEFITHDMPFDQINHAFDLLHEGKSIRTVLHY
- the fghA gene encoding S-formylglutathione hydrolase, with product MTSILTSLSTTKSFGGWIKRYKHHSTSLKCDMVFAIYLPPQAETRTVPVLWWLSGLTCTDENFMQKAGAQRMAAALGIAIVCPDTSPRGLNLPGEHDSYDFGSGAGFYVNATQAPWAEHYRMYDYLTSELPELIKTHFPVNGRESISGHSMGGHGALVLALRQPGRFASVSAFAPIANPSQCPWGQKAFTGYLGDDRSTWQQYDSCALIANSASTQELFIDQGDADEFLAPQLGADALRAACAQAGQPLIYRTRTGYDHGYFFIASFIDEHLQYHANHLYPAIASD